The following coding sequences are from one Parabacteroides pacaensis window:
- a CDS encoding isoprenyl transferase, with protein sequence MSLKEKIEINRLPKHVAIIMDGNGRWAKAQGKDRSFGHQEGVVSVRKVVEAATSLGLEYLTLYTFSTENWRRPESEIQALMGLLVKAIYQETPDLMKNNVRLMAIGDLSRLPEDAYTSLMDCIAQTSVNTGTTVVLALSYSSRWEITDAVRTIAKRVMDDDLKISEITEGVVSEYLTTKGIPDPDLLIRTGGEQRISNFLLWQLSYAELYFTDKYWPEFREEELYSAILDYQMRERRFGKTSEQL encoded by the coding sequence ATGTCATTAAAAGAAAAAATAGAAATAAATCGGTTGCCTAAACATGTGGCAATTATCATGGATGGAAACGGCCGATGGGCTAAAGCACAAGGTAAGGATCGAAGCTTTGGCCATCAGGAAGGAGTTGTCTCAGTCCGAAAGGTAGTAGAAGCTGCTACTTCTTTAGGATTGGAATATCTGACTTTATATACGTTTTCAACGGAAAACTGGCGACGCCCTGAAAGTGAAATACAAGCATTAATGGGGTTACTAGTTAAAGCTATTTACCAGGAAACACCAGATTTGATGAAGAATAATGTTAGGCTTATGGCTATCGGAGACTTGTCTCGTTTACCGGAGGATGCGTATACTTCTTTAATGGATTGTATTGCTCAAACCTCTGTTAATACCGGAACTACAGTAGTATTGGCATTAAGCTATTCATCACGTTGGGAAATAACAGATGCTGTTCGTACAATTGCTAAAAGAGTTATGGATGATGATCTTAAAATAAGTGAGATAACAGAAGGTGTTGTATCGGAATATCTTACAACGAAAGGAATTCCTGATCCTGATCTTTTAATCCGTACGGGAGGAGAGCAACGAATCAGTAACTTTTTGTTGTGGCAACTTTCCTATGCAGAGTTGTATTTCACAGATAAATACTGGCCGGAATTTAGAGAAGAAGAGTTGTATAGTGCTATACTGGATTATCAAATGAGAGAGAGAAGATTTGGTAAAACAAGTGAGCAATTATAA
- a CDS encoding DUF6242 domain-containing protein: MKDKVVLLVVGFFVICLTSCLGNDDDYTYVPSGDAQVYRFHLQSDSVPALDSVLFAIDNLNGQIYNPDSMDYGTVIKDKVICSISTRGVMSVQVKQTALSDTLSSWNTVDSLDFSKPVEFVLTSMDGVHKMNYTAQVNIHTVNPDSIDWQLFTSNVFPENYTDQITLISNDSTRFFMYVKSGSAYSLRSAPLDNVLAWTELSLNDFPEDAQIQQMTYYGESLLVAGKDGKLYQSVNGTDWKEVNNAPYVISILGEIKKALKTDPCFVTIAKEENSYFYYYTSDLEVWIKGEEIPDGFPISGFGRINYDNMYKEYLLIMAGKDKNGSLINDVWITTRNSGDTSYNLAWIKSTNLPPFKEGREGIMLTKYDDKLYVIGGMNKEGKTAKDISYSVDYGLSWHAIDSLKILPQSYAPRAFSSIHVDKNNYLLIFGGKEKPASMPLNQIWKGRINRLGFKIPYKND; the protein is encoded by the coding sequence ATGAAAGATAAAGTTGTATTATTAGTCGTAGGTTTTTTTGTAATCTGCCTTACTTCTTGCCTGGGGAATGATGATGATTACACTTATGTCCCTAGTGGAGACGCTCAAGTGTATAGATTTCATTTACAAAGTGATTCCGTTCCTGCATTGGATAGTGTATTATTCGCTATAGATAATTTAAACGGACAGATTTATAACCCTGATTCAATGGACTATGGAACAGTGATCAAAGATAAAGTAATTTGTTCTATTTCTACTCGGGGAGTAATGAGTGTCCAGGTGAAACAAACAGCCCTATCGGATACTCTTTCCTCGTGGAATACAGTAGATTCACTGGATTTTTCTAAACCAGTAGAATTTGTACTTACTTCTATGGATGGGGTACATAAAATGAATTATACCGCACAGGTAAATATTCATACTGTTAATCCGGATTCAATTGATTGGCAATTATTTACTTCCAACGTTTTTCCCGAAAATTATACCGATCAGATTACATTGATTTCAAATGATAGTACTAGATTTTTTATGTATGTTAAGAGTGGAAGTGCTTATTCCTTGCGATCAGCACCTCTTGACAATGTATTAGCGTGGACAGAATTATCATTAAATGATTTTCCCGAAGATGCTCAAATTCAGCAAATGACTTATTATGGAGAATCTTTGTTGGTCGCAGGCAAAGATGGAAAGTTATACCAGTCTGTCAACGGAACCGATTGGAAAGAGGTGAATAATGCGCCTTACGTAATATCTATATTAGGAGAAATAAAGAAAGCCTTAAAAACTGATCCTTGTTTTGTAACTATTGCAAAAGAAGAGAATAGTTATTTTTATTACTATACTTCAGATTTAGAAGTTTGGATAAAGGGAGAAGAAATACCTGACGGTTTTCCGATATCTGGATTTGGACGAATCAACTATGATAATATGTATAAAGAATATTTGTTGATTATGGCAGGTAAGGATAAAAACGGGTCTTTAATAAATGATGTTTGGATAACGACAAGAAATAGTGGAGATACTTCTTATAATTTAGCATGGATTAAAAGTACTAACTTACCTCCTTTTAAAGAAGGACGGGAAGGTATTATGTTAACGAAATATGATGATAAGTTATATGTAATAGGAGGAATGAACAAAGAGGGTAAGACAGCAAAAGACATCTCTTATTCTGTTGATTATGGATTAAGTTGGCATGCCATTGATTCATTGAAAATCTTACCGCAAAGTTATGCACCTAGAGCATTTTCTTCTATACATGTAGATAAAAACAATTATTTGTTGATTTTTGGAGGAAAAGAAAAACCTGCTTCAATGCCATTGAATCAGATATGGAAAGGACGTATTAATCGTTTAGGGTTTAAAATTCCTTATAAAAATGATTAA